A genomic region of Spodoptera frugiperda isolate SF20-4 chromosome 31, AGI-APGP_CSIRO_Sfru_2.0, whole genome shotgun sequence contains the following coding sequences:
- the LOC118276362 gene encoding uncharacterized protein LOC118276362 isoform X1, protein MKYMWLLWLFVVLPTVFGQFGFGKSYLGNSRLCRQWNCINTKLGLEDSLPPKEQSVAVLRQLLPQGPWQDMVESIVEQCYVNRTRRFTNTCPGQALMHCLVDQMIDFCPINSLRNDDSCSVVTSISGMKYMFSQSRYMDLEKNLPRERRPTWFLKNYFDKSCCDLPVIFNTTVLEECGFSSVINYIDHGVKHPYSTTEATMMPGVTSPVPITSIDTSNGLKIVDLNTIQDNSRSGIMDPMECCDMEDFIKSSWKSECDFHLQWTGKERLSISQPPATEPPTTTTEKTDALHDIMLVPQSCSQETCVFRNLGIIKGTEIDKNAFMEMLNNFTGSHQAWIGPTEKVVTRCLNANNLEHRSDCLINDVLACTLDVLTEHCPYKRKSGICKHGKHEVPCQISSSKSRPKNRREICLLPELVHHDHLHECGLDALYQVERVPVPVRHKKHAFPRFWNNCKQLETQTTCIMDKMGILNRYKFMDYFKMKDRIRQFTEDKPVWSAMMDIYTSAYINLPMYGDHCTSERKLLNVIDTMLMTCPVSKRKNTPQCITLFIDMVKSTPQDNQNVTKEKAAEIMKHYHHVFMPTRPLPSRADVVIRKKHTKHVTPAYQFGILNSKNAPPVKVAHVKPPSHRVRPPLILRPVYLRPPSFIRGRVSDGVFRSNVFWHQNPLLIPQVRPMSTSTISPEVSTAATLELTTMSPYPTPELPTRYISDNNLDRDLDLGRPE, encoded by the exons ATGAAGTATATGTGGTTACTGTGGTTATTTGTGGTTTTACCAACG gtTTTTGGACAATTTGGATTCGGAAAGTCATATTTGGGGAATTCTCGTTTG TGTCGCCAATGGAACTGCATCAACACAAAATTGGGTCTCGAAGACTCTTTGCCACCTAAGGAACAGAGCGTGGCCGTACTTCGGCAGTTACTTCCTCAGGGACCATGGCAGGATATGGTGGAAAGCATTGTGGAGCAGTGCTATGTGAACAGGACTCGAAGGTTCACCAACACCTGTCCAGGACAGGCTCTGATGCACTGTCTTGTAGATCAAATGATTGAT TTTTGTCCTATAAACAGTTTGAGAAATGATGATTCTTGCTCCGTCGTCACGTCCATAAGCGGCATGAAATATATGTTTTCACAAAG TCGCTACATGGATTTGGAAAAGAATTTGCCAAGAGAACGTCGTCCGACTTGGTTCTTGAAAAAC TATTTTGACAAGAGTTGCTGCGATTTGCCTGTGATATTCAACACGACGGTTCTCGAAGAGTGTGGCTTCAGTTCTGTGATAAACTACATTGATCATGGAGTAAAACATCCTTATTCAACGACTGAAGCAACTATG ATGCCCGGAGTGACTAGCCCTGTTCCGATCACAAGTATAGATACAAGCAATGGACTCAAAATTGTTGATTTGAACACAATACAAGATAACTCTAGAAGT GGAATAATGGATCCGATGGAATGTTGTGACATGGAGGACTTCATCAAATCTTCATGGAAATCCGAATGCGATTTCCATTTGCAATGGACAGGCAAGGAGAGGTTGTCCATCTCACAGCCACCAGCCACTGAGCCACCTACGACCACTACTGAGAAAACTGACGCTCTACACGATATTATGCTGGTGCCGCAATCT TGCTCACAGGAGACCTGTGTCTTCCGTAACCTGGGGATCATAAAGGGGACAGAAATTGATAAAAATGCATTCATGGAAATGCTTAATAACTTCACCGGCTCTCATCAAGCGTGGATCGGACCTACGGAAAAGGTGGTGACCAGGTGTCTGAATGCTAATAACCTGGAACATAGGAGCGACTGCCTTATTAACGACGTTTTGGCTTGTACGTTGGATGTGCTCACTGAG CACTGCCCGTATAAGAGGAAATCAGGAATTTGCAA GCACGGCAAACATGAGGTTCCATGTCAAAtaagttcatcaaaatcgagacct AAGAACCGCCGTGAGATCTGCCTTCTACCGGAGTTGGTGCATCACGATCACTTGCACGAGTGTGGTCTGGATGCCCTATACCAGGTGGAGCGCGTGCCGGTGCCTGTAAGACATAAGAAACATGCGTTCCCGAGGTTTTGGAATAAT TGCAAACAATTAGAAACCCAAACAACATGTATCATGGATAAAATGGGGATCCTGAACAGGTATAAATTCATGGACTACTTTAAGATGAAGGATAGAATCAGGCAGTTTACTGAGGACAAGCCTGTATGGTCCGCCATGATGGATATTTATACCAGCGCGTATATCAACTTGCCGATGTATGGGGACCATTGTACCTCGGAGAGAAAGCTGTTGAATGTCATCGATACTATGTTGATG ACATGTCCAGTGTCGAAGCGTAAAAACACACCGCAATGCATCACACTCTTCATAGACATGGTGAAATCAACGCCACAGGACAATCAGAACGTGACCAAAGAAAAAGCCGCAGAAATTATGAAGCACTACCACCATGTGTTTATGCCTACACGTCCATTGCCTTCCAGAGCCGACGTGGTTATACGAAAGAAGCATACCAAACACGTTACTCCTGCCTACCAATTCGGGATTCTTAATTCGAAGAATGCTCCTCCAGTCAAAGTTGCTCATGTTAAACCTCCTTCGCACAGAGTAAGACCCCCATTAATTCTTCGCCCAGTATACCTAAGACCTCCGTCTTTTATAAGAGGTCGCGTGAGTGATGGTGTGTTCAGAAGTAATGTTTTTTGGCATCAAAACCCCTTATTGATACCTCAAGTCAGGCCTATGAGCACCTCGACCATTTCTCCTGAAGTCTCTACTGCTGCGACTCTTGAACTGACTACGATGTCTCCTTATCCGACTCCCGAGTTGCCAACTAGATATATTAGTGATAATAATTTGGATAGGGATCTGGATTTGGGGAGACCTgaatag
- the LOC118276362 gene encoding uncharacterized protein LOC118276362 isoform X2, with protein MKYMWLLWLFVVLPTVFGQFGFGKSYLGNSRLCRQWNCINTKLGLEDSLPPKEQSVAVLRQLLPQGPWQDMVESIVEQCYVNRTRRFTNTCPGQALMHCLVDQMIDFCPINSLRNDDSCSVVTSISGMKYMFSQSRYMDLEKNLPRERRPTWFLKNYFDKSCCDLPVIFNTTVLEECGFSSVINYIDHGVKHPYSTTEATMMPGVTSPVPITSIDTSNGLKIVDLNTIQDNSRSGIMDPMECCDMEDFIKSSWKSECDFHLQWTGKERLSISQPPATEPPTTTTEKTDALHDIMLVPQSHCPYKRKSGICKHGKHEVPCQISSSKSRPKNRREICLLPELVHHDHLHECGLDALYQVERVPVPVRHKKHAFPRFWNNCKQLETQTTCIMDKMGILNRYKFMDYFKMKDRIRQFTEDKPVWSAMMDIYTSAYINLPMYGDHCTSERKLLNVIDTMLMTCPVSKRKNTPQCITLFIDMVKSTPQDNQNVTKEKAAEIMKHYHHVFMPTRPLPSRADVVIRKKHTKHVTPAYQFGILNSKNAPPVKVAHVKPPSHRVRPPLILRPVYLRPPSFIRGRVSDGVFRSNVFWHQNPLLIPQVRPMSTSTISPEVSTAATLELTTMSPYPTPELPTRYISDNNLDRDLDLGRPE; from the exons ATGAAGTATATGTGGTTACTGTGGTTATTTGTGGTTTTACCAACG gtTTTTGGACAATTTGGATTCGGAAAGTCATATTTGGGGAATTCTCGTTTG TGTCGCCAATGGAACTGCATCAACACAAAATTGGGTCTCGAAGACTCTTTGCCACCTAAGGAACAGAGCGTGGCCGTACTTCGGCAGTTACTTCCTCAGGGACCATGGCAGGATATGGTGGAAAGCATTGTGGAGCAGTGCTATGTGAACAGGACTCGAAGGTTCACCAACACCTGTCCAGGACAGGCTCTGATGCACTGTCTTGTAGATCAAATGATTGAT TTTTGTCCTATAAACAGTTTGAGAAATGATGATTCTTGCTCCGTCGTCACGTCCATAAGCGGCATGAAATATATGTTTTCACAAAG TCGCTACATGGATTTGGAAAAGAATTTGCCAAGAGAACGTCGTCCGACTTGGTTCTTGAAAAAC TATTTTGACAAGAGTTGCTGCGATTTGCCTGTGATATTCAACACGACGGTTCTCGAAGAGTGTGGCTTCAGTTCTGTGATAAACTACATTGATCATGGAGTAAAACATCCTTATTCAACGACTGAAGCAACTATG ATGCCCGGAGTGACTAGCCCTGTTCCGATCACAAGTATAGATACAAGCAATGGACTCAAAATTGTTGATTTGAACACAATACAAGATAACTCTAGAAGT GGAATAATGGATCCGATGGAATGTTGTGACATGGAGGACTTCATCAAATCTTCATGGAAATCCGAATGCGATTTCCATTTGCAATGGACAGGCAAGGAGAGGTTGTCCATCTCACAGCCACCAGCCACTGAGCCACCTACGACCACTACTGAGAAAACTGACGCTCTACACGATATTATGCTGGTGCCGCAATCT CACTGCCCGTATAAGAGGAAATCAGGAATTTGCAA GCACGGCAAACATGAGGTTCCATGTCAAAtaagttcatcaaaatcgagacct AAGAACCGCCGTGAGATCTGCCTTCTACCGGAGTTGGTGCATCACGATCACTTGCACGAGTGTGGTCTGGATGCCCTATACCAGGTGGAGCGCGTGCCGGTGCCTGTAAGACATAAGAAACATGCGTTCCCGAGGTTTTGGAATAAT TGCAAACAATTAGAAACCCAAACAACATGTATCATGGATAAAATGGGGATCCTGAACAGGTATAAATTCATGGACTACTTTAAGATGAAGGATAGAATCAGGCAGTTTACTGAGGACAAGCCTGTATGGTCCGCCATGATGGATATTTATACCAGCGCGTATATCAACTTGCCGATGTATGGGGACCATTGTACCTCGGAGAGAAAGCTGTTGAATGTCATCGATACTATGTTGATG ACATGTCCAGTGTCGAAGCGTAAAAACACACCGCAATGCATCACACTCTTCATAGACATGGTGAAATCAACGCCACAGGACAATCAGAACGTGACCAAAGAAAAAGCCGCAGAAATTATGAAGCACTACCACCATGTGTTTATGCCTACACGTCCATTGCCTTCCAGAGCCGACGTGGTTATACGAAAGAAGCATACCAAACACGTTACTCCTGCCTACCAATTCGGGATTCTTAATTCGAAGAATGCTCCTCCAGTCAAAGTTGCTCATGTTAAACCTCCTTCGCACAGAGTAAGACCCCCATTAATTCTTCGCCCAGTATACCTAAGACCTCCGTCTTTTATAAGAGGTCGCGTGAGTGATGGTGTGTTCAGAAGTAATGTTTTTTGGCATCAAAACCCCTTATTGATACCTCAAGTCAGGCCTATGAGCACCTCGACCATTTCTCCTGAAGTCTCTACTGCTGCGACTCTTGAACTGACTACGATGTCTCCTTATCCGACTCCCGAGTTGCCAACTAGATATATTAGTGATAATAATTTGGATAGGGATCTGGATTTGGGGAGACCTgaatag